From a region of the Chrysemys picta bellii isolate R12L10 chromosome 7, ASM1138683v2, whole genome shotgun sequence genome:
- the LOC135972770 gene encoding uncharacterized protein LOC135972770, translating to MHWPGRQEKPREHLNFISCLPSVESKVTTDSSSAQVTMQADNRKRAPAWTVREVLDLIAVWGEDSVLAELRSKRRNAKTFEKISKGMMERGHNRDSDQCRVKVKELRQAYQKTKEANGRSGSEPRTCRFYAELHAILGGAATTTPPVIVDSGSGIVSSATPEDSADGGEEDELAESTQHSVLPNSHDLFLTLTEVPSQASTQDSDPMEGTSAAANSSSLPPPSRRLSQIRRRKKRTQDEMFSEIMESSRSDRAHLNEWKETVSKYRKEASERKERRDQREERRDARDERWRQADQRRQDATLGLLREQTDMLRRLVELQEQLLENRLPLQPLFHPPPSPCSVSSSPRHVRTWGGRLRTPSHSTPVDSPSKRLSFF from the exons atgcactggccaggtagacaggaaaagccccgcgaacatttgaatttcatttcctgtttgcccagcgtggagagcaaggtgaccacagatagctcatcagcacaggtaaccatgcaggctgataatcgaaaaagagcaccagcatggaccgtgagggaggtactggatctgatcgctgtatggggagaggattcagtgcttgcagaacttcgttctaaaagacgaaatgcaaaaacttttgaaaaaatctccaagggcatgatggagagaggccacaatagggactctgatcagtgccgcgtgaaagtcaaggagctcagacaagcctatcaaaaaacaaaggaggcaaacggtcgctccgggtcagagccgcggacatgccgcttctacgccgagctgcatgcaattctagggggggctgccaccactaccccacctgtgatcgtggattctgggtcggggatagtctcatcagcgacacctgaggattctgccgatgggggagaggaggatgagcttgcagagagcacacagcactccgttctccccaacagccatgatctttttctcaccctgactgaagtaccctcccaagccagtacccaagactctgaccccatggaagggacctcag cagctgcaaattcctcaagcctccctcctccatcccgaaggttatcacagataaggcgtcgtaagaagagaacgcaagacgagatgttttctgaaattatggaatccagccgcagtgacagagctcatctgaatgagtggaaggaaacagtttcaaagtataggaaagaagccagtgaacgtaaggagaggagggaccaacgtgaggagaggagggacgctcgagatgagaggtggcggcaggcagatcagaggaggcaggatgcaacgctggggctgctgcgtgagcaaacagacatgctccggcgtctggtggagcttcaggaacagctgctggaaaacagactgccgcttcagcccctgttccaccctcccccctccccatgttccgtatcctcctcacccagacatgtaagaacgtggggggggaggctccgtacaccttcccattccaccccagtagacagcccaagcaaaaggctgtcatttttttaa